In Nymphalis io chromosome 11, ilAglIoxx1.1, whole genome shotgun sequence, one genomic interval encodes:
- the LOC126772069 gene encoding uncharacterized protein LOC126772069: MFTDIEAAEALLELRYNTRAANQRNVQNLKLTFDQGTQTDPVLDYPSSVNLEELETALKRFYQQVLVLLSNVEINESRSIMDRTSEDRGLDENEEILAVEEPTIVLQNTSSVELEMDEMAGGLKIRRVSAQTTNACLPLSVNNVDMVSIGNGNVTVPARLMAEIDWTSHTSATRRLLQSVFPRRILATHSLTGKQSPAFANKPPKKQLDPKLVDDIVNTVAERCNVPKRIVRSSITTKCSDEAKLYRNRQRYRKKREQQNRENVPPSSATSGESTTV; the protein is encoded by the exons ATGTTCACCGATATCGAGGCGGCTGAAGCGCTGCTTGAGCTTCGCTACAACACACGTG ccgCAAATCAGAGGAACGTTCAGAATCTTAAACTGACATTCGATCAAGGAACGCAGACCGATCCTGTTCTCGATTATCCTTCAAGTGTCAATTTAGAAGAACTGGAAACGGCATTAAAACGCTTCTACCAGCAGGTCCTAGTCTTGTTATCTaatgttgaaataaatgaaagtcGATCAATAATGGATAGGACATCTGAAGATCGAGGACTAGATGAGAATGAAGAGATTTTAGCAGTAGAAGAACCGACCATTGTTCTTCAAAATACGTCAAGTGTTGAGCTCGAAATGGATGAGATGGCTGGTGGCTTAAAAATACGTAGAGTATCAGCGCAGACTACTAACGCATGTTTGCCATTGTCGGTTAACAATGTTGATatg GTTTCAATTGGAAACGGCAATGTCACCGTGCCTGCCAGACTAATGGCAGAAATCGATTGGACTTCTCACACCTCAGCGACGAGACGATTGTTGCAATCCGTCTTTCCTAGAAG aaTTCTAGCCACTCATTCCTTAACTGGAAAGCAGTCACCAGCGTTTGCGAATAAACCACCGAAAAAGCAATTGGACCCCAaattagtagacgatattgtcaacaccgtcgctgaaaggtgcaatgttcctaaaaggattgttag gagTTCAATTACGACAAAATGTTCTgacgaagcaaagttatatagaaatcgtcaacGGTACAGAAAAAAGCGCGAACAACAAAACCGAGAGAACGTCCCGCCATCTTCTGCGACATCGGGCGAATCCAccactgtttga